The following proteins come from a genomic window of Pseudomonas cichorii:
- a CDS encoding LysR family transcriptional regulator yields MNQTLDLSFFYLLANQGSLAATARELGITPPAVSKRLSALEARFGVRLVNRTTRSMSLTAEGELYFSHAARILTQIDEVEQLVSSSRATPKGLIRVNASLGFGRRYIGPALAAFFSRYPEVEIQLEITDHPLDLATHGFDLGIRFGTLPDAAFHARKIASNRRLLCASPLYLEKHGVPQRLSDLQQHNCIFLRQNETPHGVWSFTNGGKTQNIKVRGALGCNDGEVALNWALEGYGILLRAEWDIARYVRSGRLRLVLEDQTPTRADVYAVYPQQLHLSARVRSLIDFLVERFRHIDNLDEA; encoded by the coding sequence ATGAATCAGACTCTGGACCTGTCTTTTTTCTACTTGCTGGCCAATCAGGGCAGCCTCGCCGCCACGGCACGGGAGCTTGGAATCACACCTCCAGCCGTCAGTAAACGGCTGAGCGCACTGGAAGCCCGGTTTGGCGTGCGCCTGGTGAACCGCACAACCCGCTCGATGAGCCTGACTGCCGAGGGCGAGCTGTACTTCTCCCATGCGGCGCGCATCCTGACTCAGATCGATGAGGTCGAGCAGTTGGTGAGCAGCAGCCGGGCAACGCCCAAGGGGCTGATTCGTGTCAATGCATCGCTGGGCTTCGGGCGCCGCTATATCGGGCCGGCATTGGCAGCATTCTTTTCACGTTACCCGGAAGTGGAAATACAGCTGGAAATCACCGATCACCCGCTGGATCTGGCCACACACGGTTTTGACCTGGGCATCCGCTTCGGCACGCTGCCGGATGCCGCCTTTCATGCCCGCAAAATCGCATCCAACCGCCGCTTGTTATGCGCGTCCCCGCTGTATCTGGAAAAGCATGGGGTGCCGCAGCGCTTGTCAGATCTGCAGCAGCACAACTGCATTTTCCTCAGGCAGAACGAAACGCCCCATGGCGTGTGGAGTTTTACCAACGGCGGGAAAACCCAGAACATCAAAGTACGTGGAGCGTTGGGCTGTAATGACGGCGAGGTGGCGCTGAACTGGGCGCTGGAGGGTTATGGGATATTGCTCAGGGCCGAATGGGATATCGCCCGGTATGTGCGCAGCGGCCGGTTGCGTCTGGTGCTGGAGGACCAGACTCCGACTAGAGCGGATGTGTATGCGGTCTATCCACAGCAGTTACATCTGTCGGCCCGGGTTCGCAGCTTGATTGATTTCCTGGTCGAGCGATTCAGGCATATCGACAATCTGGATGAGGCATGA